One window of Microcoleus vaginatus PCC 9802 genomic DNA carries:
- a CDS encoding glutamate synthase subunit alpha: MGNTIDPNRNRNVHQTERGTPYAGQSWLVEERDACGVGFIANQSGEATHSIIQKALPALTCLEHRGGCTADQDSGDGAGLMTAIPWELLDTWFAEQGIAPPARENCGVGMLFLSQDKFQATIARQVVEQVLADRGLKLWGWRQVPIVPSVLGEQALENQPQIEQVIVSSPHLAGDFLDRQLFLARRAIGHALSNRPNFTRRDFYTCSFSCRTIVYKGMVRAAVLAEFYEDLKNPAYKSSFAVYHRRFSTNTMPRWHLAQPMRLLGHNGEINTLLGNITWMKARQANLSHPNWSQADIDTFNPIVKSESSDSANLDNVMELLVHSGRTPLESLTIMVPEAYKNQPDLAPYPEIVDFYEYYSGIQEPWDGPALLVFSDGKQVGATLDRNGLRPARYCITKDGLVIVASEAGVVDIPEADIVEKGRLGPGQMIAVDLQTQEILKNWQLKQRIAKRHPYGEWLKQNREILQPQPFAETPTLDSQTLLATQTAFGYTAEDLDMVIVEMASSGKEPTFCMGDDVPLAVLSEKPQLLYNYFKQRFAQVTNPPIDPLREGMVMSLTMNVGLRGNLLQAVPENAKLLKIDSPVLNDAELSFLKDQKSFPATELSTLYKIAAGPFGLKTAVEQLCQKAAASVREGSRILILSDRLLKKEGESSAVGLSAECTYIPPLLAVGAVHHHLISVGLRMQTSLVVDTAQCWSTHHFACLMGYGAVAICPYLALESVRAWWSDTKTQNLMQHGKVPNITVTQAQARYRTAVENGLLKILSKMGISLLSSYQGGQIFEAIGIGGDLLDLGFKGTVSRIGGLSVAELANEVMSFHSQAFPELILKKLENFGFVQYRRGGEYHMNSPEMAKALHKAVTTFNEGRRKKEEGRREEEEGSNGNGNSVLGASGDDRTEAKTAYDHYEVYKQQLENRPVTALRDLLDFQSDRPPIAIEDVESVADIVKRFATGGMSLGALSPEAHETLAIAMNRIGGKSNSGEGGEDPVRYKVLNDVSAAGFSQTLPHLKGLQNGDTASSSIKQVASGRFGVTPEYLMNAKQIEIKIAQGAKPGEGGQLPGAKVSEYIAYLRRSKPGVTLISPPPHHDIYSIEDLAQLIFDLHQINPQAGVSVKLVSEVGIGTVAAGVAKANADVIQISGHDGGTGASPLSSIKHAGSPWELGLTEVHRVLMENKLRDRVLLRVDGGFKSGWDVIVGALMGGEEYGFGTVAMIAEGCIMARVCHMNSCPVGVTTQQEHLRKRFPGTPEHVVNFFYFVAQEVRSLLAKLGYKSIADIIGRADLLKMRDGVKLTKTQAINLDCLTKLPDTKSDRSFLVHEPVHSNGPVLDDDLLADAEIQSAIANHGTVSKSVKLVNTDRTVGARLAGAIAQQHGNTGFSGQITLNCTGSAGQSFGAFNLPGMTLVLSGQANDYVGKGMHGGEIAIAPPAGATYDASENAIVGNTCLYGATGGTLLAAGKAGERFAVRNSMAKAVIEGAGDHCCEYMTGGVIVVLGKVGRNVGAGMTGGLAYFLDEDGAFPAHVNGEIVKVQRVCTAAGEAQLKELIEAQRDRTGSKKAEKILANWSEYLPKFWQVVPPSEANSPEASEQKIAVEV; the protein is encoded by the coding sequence ATGGGTAACACGATCGATCCAAACAGAAACAGAAACGTGCATCAAACTGAGCGAGGAACTCCCTATGCCGGCCAAAGCTGGTTGGTGGAAGAAAGAGATGCCTGCGGTGTGGGGTTTATTGCCAACCAAAGCGGCGAAGCTACCCACTCGATTATTCAAAAAGCGCTCCCAGCTTTAACTTGTCTGGAACATCGCGGCGGTTGCACCGCCGACCAAGATTCCGGCGACGGTGCGGGTTTGATGACCGCGATTCCTTGGGAATTGCTGGATACTTGGTTTGCCGAACAGGGAATTGCGCCTCCGGCACGGGAAAACTGCGGCGTGGGAATGCTGTTTTTGTCTCAAGATAAATTTCAAGCGACTATAGCGCGGCAGGTGGTTGAGCAAGTTCTGGCCGATCGCGGGCTGAAACTTTGGGGATGGCGCCAAGTTCCCATTGTACCGTCGGTTTTGGGCGAGCAAGCGCTAGAAAATCAACCTCAAATCGAACAAGTAATTGTCAGTTCACCGCACTTAGCCGGAGACTTTCTCGACAGACAGCTATTTCTGGCGCGCCGCGCGATCGGACACGCGCTGTCAAATCGCCCCAACTTCACCCGCCGAGACTTTTATACTTGCTCTTTTTCCTGCCGCACGATCGTCTATAAAGGCATGGTGCGAGCGGCCGTACTGGCAGAATTTTACGAAGACCTGAAAAATCCCGCTTATAAAAGCTCCTTTGCCGTCTATCACCGACGCTTCAGCACGAACACGATGCCCCGCTGGCACTTAGCCCAGCCGATGCGCTTGCTGGGACACAACGGGGAAATTAACACGCTGTTGGGCAATATTACCTGGATGAAGGCGCGGCAAGCCAATTTATCTCACCCGAATTGGAGTCAAGCGGACATCGACACGTTCAACCCAATTGTCAAATCCGAAAGCAGCGATTCGGCAAACTTGGACAACGTGATGGAGTTGTTGGTGCACTCGGGTCGCACTCCCCTAGAATCCCTGACAATTATGGTACCCGAAGCCTACAAAAATCAGCCGGATTTGGCTCCCTACCCAGAAATTGTCGATTTTTACGAGTATTACAGCGGCATTCAAGAACCTTGGGACGGCCCGGCACTGCTGGTGTTCAGCGACGGCAAACAAGTAGGTGCTACGCTCGATCGCAACGGTTTGCGGCCGGCCCGCTACTGCATTACTAAAGACGGTTTGGTAATTGTGGCTTCCGAAGCGGGAGTTGTCGATATTCCCGAAGCAGATATTGTCGAAAAAGGCCGTTTGGGGCCCGGACAAATGATTGCAGTTGACCTGCAAACTCAAGAAATTCTCAAAAATTGGCAACTCAAGCAGCGAATTGCTAAGCGGCACCCCTACGGCGAATGGCTGAAACAAAACCGCGAAATCTTGCAGCCGCAGCCTTTTGCCGAAACACCAACCCTCGACTCGCAAACGCTGTTAGCAACCCAAACTGCTTTTGGCTACACAGCCGAAGATTTGGACATGGTGATCGTCGAGATGGCGAGTTCTGGGAAAGAACCGACTTTCTGCATGGGCGATGACGTTCCCTTGGCTGTGTTGTCAGAAAAGCCTCAGTTGCTGTACAACTATTTCAAACAGCGGTTCGCTCAAGTGACAAATCCGCCGATCGACCCCCTGCGCGAGGGGATGGTGATGTCGCTGACTATGAATGTGGGTCTGCGGGGCAATTTACTGCAAGCAGTGCCGGAAAATGCCAAGCTGCTGAAAATTGATTCCCCCGTACTCAACGACGCTGAACTGTCTTTCTTGAAAGATCAAAAGTCTTTCCCCGCAACCGAATTGTCAACGCTTTACAAAATTGCTGCCGGGCCTTTTGGTTTGAAAACCGCAGTCGAGCAACTTTGTCAAAAGGCGGCTGCTTCGGTGCGCGAGGGTTCGAGAATTCTGATTTTGAGCGATCGACTTTTGAAGAAAGAAGGCGAATCTTCTGCTGTTGGATTGAGCGCTGAATGTACTTACATTCCGCCCTTGCTGGCAGTTGGTGCGGTTCACCACCACTTAATTAGCGTCGGGCTGCGGATGCAAACTTCGCTGGTTGTGGATACCGCCCAATGTTGGAGCACTCACCACTTCGCTTGTTTGATGGGTTACGGTGCGGTGGCTATTTGCCCTTACTTGGCATTGGAAAGCGTGCGCGCCTGGTGGTCTGACACGAAGACTCAAAACTTGATGCAGCACGGCAAAGTTCCCAATATTACCGTGACGCAGGCTCAAGCTAGATACCGCACAGCGGTGGAAAACGGCTTGCTGAAGATTTTGTCAAAAATGGGGATTTCGCTGCTGTCTAGCTATCAAGGAGGGCAAATCTTTGAGGCGATCGGCATTGGCGGCGATCTGCTCGATTTGGGTTTCAAAGGCACTGTTTCCCGCATCGGCGGTTTGAGTGTGGCGGAACTGGCTAATGAGGTAATGTCTTTCCACAGTCAGGCTTTCCCAGAATTGATTCTGAAAAAGCTGGAAAACTTCGGCTTCGTGCAGTACCGCCGCGGTGGTGAATATCACATGAACAGCCCGGAAATGGCCAAGGCTTTGCACAAGGCTGTGACTACTTTTAACGAAGGAAGAAGGAAGAAGGAAGAAGGAAGAAGGGAAGAGGAAGAAGGAAGCAACGGTAACGGTAATTCAGTCCTTGGCGCGAGCGGGGACGATCGCACTGAGGCAAAAACGGCTTACGATCACTACGAGGTTTACAAGCAACAGCTCGAAAATCGCCCGGTAACGGCTTTGCGGGATTTGCTGGATTTCCAGAGCGATCGCCCTCCCATTGCCATCGAAGATGTAGAATCTGTAGCAGATATTGTCAAGCGGTTCGCCACCGGCGGTATGTCCCTCGGCGCTTTGTCCCCGGAAGCCCACGAAACGCTAGCGATTGCGATGAACCGCATCGGCGGCAAATCGAACTCGGGCGAAGGCGGCGAAGACCCGGTGCGCTACAAAGTGCTAAACGATGTGAGTGCGGCGGGTTTCTCACAAACGCTACCTCACTTAAAAGGTTTGCAGAACGGCGATACAGCTTCTTCATCCATCAAACAAGTAGCTTCGGGGCGCTTCGGGGTGACTCCTGAGTACCTGATGAACGCCAAACAAATCGAAATTAAAATCGCACAAGGTGCGAAACCAGGTGAAGGCGGTCAATTGCCAGGGGCGAAAGTGAGCGAGTACATTGCTTATTTGCGCCGATCGAAACCGGGTGTTACGCTGATTTCGCCTCCTCCTCACCACGACATTTATTCGATCGAGGATTTGGCGCAGTTGATTTTTGACTTGCACCAAATCAATCCGCAAGCAGGAGTTTCGGTGAAGTTGGTGTCGGAAGTCGGCATCGGGACTGTAGCGGCCGGTGTCGCCAAGGCAAATGCTGATGTGATTCAAATTTCCGGCCACGATGGCGGCACCGGTGCTTCGCCATTGAGTTCGATTAAGCACGCAGGTTCTCCGTGGGAACTCGGATTAACAGAAGTTCACCGGGTGCTGATGGAAAATAAATTGCGCGATCGAGTTTTGCTCCGCGTTGACGGTGGCTTTAAAAGCGGCTGGGACGTGATTGTAGGCGCTTTGATGGGCGGCGAAGAGTACGGTTTCGGCACGGTGGCAATGATTGCAGAAGGCTGCATTATGGCTCGCGTTTGCCACATGAATAGTTGTCCGGTGGGGGTGACAACTCAACAAGAACACTTGCGGAAACGGTTCCCTGGTACACCGGAACACGTTGTTAATTTCTTCTATTTCGTAGCACAAGAAGTGCGGAGTTTGCTGGCGAAATTGGGTTATAAGTCGATCGCAGATATCATCGGCCGCGCGGATTTGCTGAAAATGCGCGATGGGGTGAAACTAACTAAAACCCAAGCGATTAATTTGGATTGTTTGACCAAGTTACCGGATACTAAGAGCGATCGATCTTTCTTGGTACACGAACCCGTGCACAGCAACGGCCCGGTTTTGGATGACGATTTGCTGGCGGATGCTGAGATTCAAAGTGCGATCGCCAATCACGGCACTGTTAGCAAGAGTGTAAAATTGGTGAATACCGATCGCACTGTGGGAGCGCGTTTGGCAGGTGCGATCGCACAGCAACACGGCAACACCGGCTTTAGTGGTCAAATCACCCTCAATTGCACTGGTAGCGCGGGCCAAAGCTTCGGCGCGTTCAATTTGCCGGGGATGACGCTGGTACTGTCAGGCCAAGCCAATGACTACGTTGGTAAAGGGATGCACGGTGGCGAAATCGCGATCGCACCTCCGGCTGGTGCTACTTATGATGCTTCCGAAAATGCGATCGTCGGTAACACTTGTTTGTACGGCGCGACGGGGGGAACTCTGTTGGCTGCGGGTAAAGCTGGCGAACGGTTTGCGGTGCGTAACTCGATGGCGAAAGCTGTGATCGAGGGTGCGGGCGATCACTGCTGCGAGTACATGACTGGTGGCGTGATTGTCGTGTTAGGAAAAGTCGGCCGGAATGTCGGCGCTGGAATGACTGGCGGCTTGGCATATTTCCTCGATGAAGATGGGGCTTTCCCAGCTCACGTCAACGGGGAGATTGTGAAGGTGCAGCGGGTTTGTACGGCGGCTGGGGAGGCGCAATTGAAGGAGTTGATTGAGGCTCAGCGCGATCGAACGGGTAGCAAGAAAGCTGAGAAGATTTTAGCAAATTGGTCGGAATATTTGCCTAAGTTCTGGCAAGTTGTGCCGCCAAGTGAAGCGAATTCCCCGGAGGCTTCGGAACAAAAGATAGCTGTGGAAGTGTAA
- a CDS encoding class I SAM-dependent DNA methyltransferase: protein MTNRSTRALFHSKTLNTALRAFSFPQDMEVRHQKLGTWIAALKTGTLDEVKELSLHGNFINDIFQDILGYRSVIQGAGKAWEINAEQTISDGGGSADGAIGFFTAADNPKGKAVSLQGKVIAPIELKGAKNDLDRPASGRSESAVDQGWRYANYTPDCRWIIVSNYRELRLYHTNKTPAYYEQFFLTDLADIEAFKRFYFLLCRSNFLPKNQAQTVSVIDRLLKDSDEAQEEITNKLYQEYKAIRLALVKHFRFSGPQDIPNCDRVLIEKAQKTLDRVLFIAFCEDKGLLPRNTLSNAHDHKDQYNPRLIWENYQSVFRWVDVGNDDPPVPGYNGGLFKFDPVLDAQLTVPNPLCSLLNKLTRFDFDTEVSVDILGHIFEQSVTDLEELNAETTGQEYNPKKGKRKTQGVFYTPAYITQYIVEVSLGGYLQRREQELRGFFLMGEVAEESVQPPKKTAIKFWKAYRDEVLQKTRVIDPACGSGAFLIAAFDYLMQQYERVDRELNALGYKPKNGNSVEFDRSILSNNLYGVDLLSESAEITKLSLWLKTAQAGKTLTYLDDNIKAGNSIVADSNVADTAFDWQAEFPQIFADSGFDVVLGNPPYVRQELLSPIKPYLQANYESYNGVADLYTYFYELGLKILKPGGVLSYIVTNKWLRSGYGEPLRKFFVSQGLLDQIVDFGHAPIFEDADTFPCIVAVRKPNASLCISETESEIEQGKFEPNSSVIVCPVPREELANINLTQYVQEHGYQISRSRFTANSWSLEPPAVDELMQKIQRVGVPLKDFAGVKPYRGILTGFNEAFFIDEATKNSLVKAEPKSAEIIKPLLRGQDIKRWYPQWDEVWVIFAHRDIEIENYLMIKSHLQKYRTKLEARSGKQLWWQWQASPSFCNLFLQPKLIYQEIQFHPAYSYDNRSYLTNNKAFIIPTSELYILGVLNSALMWWHNWRYLPHMKDEALSPLGELMEKLPIAPPTDSIRAEVELIVSRLIEITKTNQETHRDVLQWLEITYLIDKLGQKLEDFSALSFAEFVAEIRKRMPKTKSSDPLGVAGLKAVRETYNEYAPAIQSRKAEALRLEHRLSDLVNQAYGLTPEEIDLMWKTAPPRMPIARQI from the coding sequence ATGACAAATCGCTCTACTCGCGCCCTTTTTCACAGCAAAACACTCAACACTGCTTTGCGTGCTTTTAGCTTTCCGCAAGATATGGAAGTGCGCCACCAAAAATTGGGAACGTGGATTGCTGCACTTAAAACGGGTACGTTAGACGAAGTTAAAGAACTTTCGCTGCACGGCAATTTTATTAATGATATTTTTCAGGATATTTTGGGATATCGCTCGGTAATTCAAGGTGCGGGAAAAGCTTGGGAAATTAACGCGGAACAAACGATATCTGATGGCGGCGGTTCTGCTGACGGGGCGATCGGCTTTTTTACTGCTGCTGACAATCCTAAAGGTAAAGCCGTGTCCCTGCAAGGTAAAGTGATTGCTCCGATCGAACTCAAGGGAGCGAAAAATGATTTAGACCGTCCCGCATCCGGGCGATCGGAATCAGCAGTTGACCAAGGTTGGCGCTACGCTAATTATACACCCGATTGTCGCTGGATTATTGTCTCAAATTATCGAGAGTTGCGACTTTATCATACCAATAAAACTCCCGCTTATTACGAACAATTTTTTCTGACTGACTTGGCGGATATTGAAGCTTTTAAGCGGTTTTACTTTCTGCTGTGTCGCAGCAATTTTTTGCCTAAAAACCAAGCTCAAACAGTTTCTGTTATTGACAGACTGTTAAAAGACTCTGACGAAGCTCAAGAGGAAATTACCAATAAATTATATCAAGAATACAAAGCAATTCGACTGGCTCTCGTCAAGCACTTTCGCTTTTCTGGGCCGCAGGATATCCCCAACTGCGATCGCGTACTCATCGAAAAAGCTCAAAAAACTTTAGACCGCGTTTTATTCATTGCTTTTTGTGAAGATAAAGGGTTGCTACCGCGAAACACCCTCAGCAACGCTCACGACCACAAAGACCAATACAATCCTAGATTAATTTGGGAAAATTATCAATCTGTATTTCGCTGGGTAGATGTGGGAAATGATGACCCTCCTGTACCGGGATACAACGGCGGCTTATTTAAATTCGATCCGGTTTTAGACGCACAATTGACAGTGCCAAATCCTTTATGCAGTCTGCTTAATAAGCTGACCAGATTTGATTTTGATACCGAAGTTTCCGTCGATATTTTGGGGCATATTTTCGAGCAGTCTGTTACAGATTTGGAAGAGTTAAATGCTGAGACTACCGGACAGGAATACAATCCGAAAAAAGGCAAGCGGAAAACTCAAGGTGTGTTTTACACGCCAGCTTATATTACTCAATATATTGTCGAGGTTTCTCTCGGCGGCTATTTGCAGCGGCGAGAGCAAGAGTTGCGCGGTTTCTTCCTAATGGGCGAAGTTGCTGAAGAGTCGGTTCAGCCACCAAAGAAAACTGCAATTAAGTTTTGGAAAGCGTATCGAGACGAAGTGTTGCAAAAAACGCGCGTCATCGATCCGGCGTGCGGTTCGGGTGCTTTTTTGATTGCGGCTTTTGATTATTTAATGCAGCAGTATGAAAGAGTCGATCGAGAATTGAATGCTTTGGGGTATAAGCCAAAAAACGGCAACTCGGTGGAATTTGACAGAAGCATTTTAAGCAACAACCTGTACGGCGTAGATTTGCTGTCGGAATCGGCGGAAATTACCAAGCTTTCGCTGTGGTTGAAGACGGCCCAAGCGGGTAAAACGCTGACTTATTTGGATGATAATATTAAAGCGGGAAACTCGATCGTCGCTGACAGTAATGTAGCAGATACAGCGTTTGATTGGCAAGCTGAATTTCCCCAAATTTTTGCTGATAGCGGTTTTGATGTTGTCCTTGGCAATCCACCTTACGTGCGACAGGAATTGCTATCTCCAATTAAACCGTATTTGCAAGCAAATTATGAATCCTATAACGGCGTAGCAGACCTTTATACTTACTTTTATGAACTCGGGTTAAAGATTCTCAAACCGGGGGGAGTGCTTTCGTATATTGTCACAAATAAATGGCTGAGGTCGGGATACGGCGAACCTCTACGCAAGTTCTTTGTCAGTCAAGGTTTACTCGATCAAATTGTTGATTTCGGACACGCCCCAATTTTTGAGGATGCTGATACTTTTCCCTGTATTGTCGCAGTCAGAAAACCTAACGCTTCTCTATGTATCTCTGAAACTGAAAGCGAGATTGAGCAAGGTAAATTTGAACCTAATTCGTCTGTGATTGTTTGTCCGGTTCCGCGCGAGGAACTTGCTAATATCAACCTTACACAATACGTTCAAGAACACGGTTATCAAATTTCGAGATCGCGTTTCACTGCGAATTCTTGGAGTCTGGAACCTCCTGCTGTTGATGAGTTGATGCAGAAAATTCAACGAGTGGGTGTTCCGCTCAAGGATTTTGCAGGGGTTAAGCCTTATCGGGGTATATTAACAGGATTTAACGAAGCTTTTTTTATTGATGAAGCCACTAAAAATAGTTTAGTTAAAGCAGAGCCTAAATCCGCTGAAATAATCAAGCCATTATTGCGAGGTCAGGATATTAAACGCTGGTATCCTCAATGGGATGAAGTTTGGGTAATCTTCGCTCATAGAGATATTGAGATAGAAAACTATCTTATGATAAAATCTCATCTGCAAAAATATAGAACTAAGTTAGAAGCAAGATCAGGTAAACAATTATGGTGGCAGTGGCAAGCATCTCCATCTTTTTGCAATCTATTTCTACAGCCTAAACTTATATATCAGGAAATTCAATTTCATCCAGCATATAGCTATGATAATAGGAGTTATTTGACCAACAATAAAGCTTTCATTATTCCGACCTCTGAATTGTATATCTTGGGAGTGCTTAATTCAGCACTTATGTGGTGGCATAATTGGCGGTATTTACCCCACATGAAAGATGAAGCACTGAGTCCGCTTGGCGAATTGATGGAAAAGCTTCCGATCGCACCACCAACCGACTCAATTCGTGCCGAAGTCGAACTAATTGTCAGCCGTTTAATTGAAATCACCAAAACTAATCAAGAAACTCACCGAGATGTCTTGCAATGGCTGGAAATCACTTATTTAATTGATAAACTCGGACAAAAACTCGAAGATTTTTCTGCCCTTTCCTTTGCAGAGTTCGTAGCAGAAATCAGAAAGCGAATGCCGAAAACTAAATCCTCCGATCCTCTCGGCGTTGCTGGACTAAAAGCAGTCCGCGAAACTTATAATGAATATGCACCGGCCATTCAATCTCGCAAAGCTGAGGCGTTGAGACTCGAACACCGTTTATCTGACTTAGTTAATCAAGCTTACGGATTGACACCGGAAGAAATAGATTTGATGTGGAAAACAGCACCTCCGCGAATGCCGATCGCCCGACAGATTTGA
- a CDS encoding type II toxin-antitoxin system Phd/YefM family antitoxin, translating into MQSYTLAEACNPQGTVFNQAAVEPVLLTDKSQPSHVIMSADAYQRLIERLMELEDMLLGKAAKSALSQSQMVGTQTFVETLKQLANGET; encoded by the coding sequence ATGCAAAGTTACACCCTCGCAGAAGCCTGCAATCCACAGGGGACAGTCTTTAACCAAGCTGCTGTCGAGCCAGTTTTACTCACTGATAAATCACAGCCCAGTCACGTAATTATGTCCGCTGATGCCTATCAGCGCTTGATAGAGCGACTGATGGAATTAGAAGATATGCTTTTAGGCAAAGCAGCAAAATCCGCCCTGAGTCAGTCTCAAATGGTGGGTACCCAAACCTTTGTAGAAACACTAAAACAACTGGCAAATGGCGAAACTTGA
- a CDS encoding type II toxin-antitoxin system RelE/ParE family toxin: MAKLDGLQTVLDFLKGLQPKIAAQIAKKVLALNVEPLPNDSKQLIGYPGYYRVDSGEYRIVYNFNPDEDLVEVILVGKRNDDEVYKKLERLL; the protein is encoded by the coding sequence ATGGCGAAACTTGATGGTTTACAAACAGTTCTCGACTTTCTCAAGGGTTTGCAACCTAAAATAGCGGCTCAAATTGCTAAAAAAGTGTTAGCGCTGAATGTCGAGCCTTTACCTAATGATAGCAAGCAATTAATAGGATATCCGGGTTATTATCGGGTAGATAGTGGCGAGTATCGGATTGTTTACAACTTTAATCCAGATGAAGATTTGGTAGAAGTTATTCTAGTTGGCAAGCGTAACGATGATGAAGTGTACAAAAAATTAGAGCGCCTTTTATAA
- a CDS encoding XisI protein, whose protein sequence is MEKLNYRELVQKILKTRTENYSQRETETHLIFDQERDRYQVLHIGWQDMTRVFGCIIYIEIKDGKIWIERDGTEIGVANELVEAGVPKTDIVLAFYAPYRRQYTEFAVG, encoded by the coding sequence GTGGAGAAATTAAATTATCGCGAATTGGTGCAGAAAATTCTTAAAACTCGCACCGAAAATTATTCGCAGAGGGAGACAGAAACTCATTTAATATTTGACCAAGAGCGCGATCGCTATCAAGTTTTGCATATCGGTTGGCAAGATATGACGCGGGTATTTGGCTGTATCATCTACATCGAAATCAAAGATGGCAAAATTTGGATTGAGCGCGATGGAACAGAAATCGGAGTGGCTAATGAATTAGTAGAAGCCGGAGTGCCCAAGACAGATATTGTTTTGGCATTTTACGCTCCCTACAGACGGCAATATACCGAGTTTGCTGTTGGCTAA